The Manis javanica isolate MJ-LG chromosome 4, MJ_LKY, whole genome shotgun sequence genome contains a region encoding:
- the SLC47A2 gene encoding multidrug and toxin extrusion protein 2 isoform X12 yields MDSLQDTVPPAQGGCCPPLRRLVPVGFGAEAWKLFVLSGPLFLFQVLTFMNYIVSSVFCGHLGKVELSSATLFVAFVNVCGISIGLGLSSACDTLMSQARAVLQSFGSPNKKHVGVLLQRGTLVLLLCCLPCWALFLNTEQILLLFRQDPTVARLTQEYVLIFIPALPVVFLYSLLAKYLQNQGIIWPQVLSGALGNCVNALANYILVFVLSLGIRGSAYAMAASQFMQTIVLFLYIVLKKLHLETWAGAKGHPAFRGCTGWSSQCLQDWGPFFSLAIPSMLMICIEWWAYEVGSFLIEDQKLPGGPPDLSCPAPSATPSLLSVLELSAQAIIYELATLIYMIPLGLSNGVCVRVGTALGAADTVQAKRSAISGVLCTVGTSMVVAALLSILKNNLGHIFTNDEEVIALANEVLPIYITFQLFEALSCVYGGVLRGTGKQAFGATVNAAVYYLIGLPLAAVLIFVVRMRIMGLWLGMLASTLLVTLAFTAYTARINWELAAEQWLQEAALASP; encoded by the exons ATGGACAGCCTTCAGGACACAGTCCCCCCAGCCCAAGGGGGCTGCTGCCCTCCTCTCCGTAGGCTGGTCCCTGTCGGCTTTGGAGCGGAGGCATGGAAGCTTTTTGTCCTTTCGGGACCCCTG TTCCTGTTCCAGGTGCTGACCTTCATGAACTATATCGTGAGCTCTGTGTTTTGTGGGCACCTGGGCAAGGTGGAGCTGTCATCGGCAACCCTCTTTGTGGCT TTTGTCAATGTCTGTGGAATTTCCATAGGACTTGGCTTGTCCTCGGCATGTGACACCTTGATGTCTCAG GCCCGGGCTGTTTTGCAGAGCTTCGGCAGCCCCAACAAGAAGCACGTGGGGGTCCTCCTGCAGAGGGGCACGCTGGTCCTGCTTCTCTGCTGCTTGCCCTGCTGGGCACTCTTCCTCAACACTGAGCAGATCCTGCTGCTCTTCAGGCAGGACCCGACTGTGGCCAG GCTAACCCAAGAATACGTGCTGATTTTCATCCCCGCACTTCCG GTGGTTTTTCTCTACAGTCTGCtggcaaaatatttgcaaaatcag gGAATCATCTGGCCCCAAGTCCTTAGTGGTGCTTTGGGCAACTGCGTCAATGCCTTGGCCAATTACATCCTGGTCTTTGTGCTGAGCCTGGGGATCAG GGGCTCTGCCTACGCCATGGCCGCCTCCCAGTTCATGCAGACCATCGTCCTCTTTCTCTACATTGTCCTGAAGAAGCTGCACCTGGAGACGTGGGCAGGTGCAAAGGGCCACCCTGCGTTTAGGGGCTGCACAG GCTGGTCCAGTCAGTGCCTGCAGGACTGGGGCCCCTTCTTCTCTCTGGCCATCCCCAGCATGCTCATGATATGCATCGAGTGGTGGGCCTACGAAGTCGGGAGCTTCCTCATAG AGGATCAGAAGCTCCCAGGAGGTCCACCAGAcctttcatgcccagctcccagcGCCACACCCA GCCTGCTCAGTGTGCTGGAACTCTCCGCCCAGGCCATCATCTATGAGTTGGCCACCTTAATCTACATG ATACCCCTGGGGCTCAGCAATGGGGTCTGTGTCCGAGTAGGAACGGCTCTGGGGGCTGCAGATACTGTGCAAGCTAAGCGGTCGGCCATCTCCGGCGTACTCTGTACAG TTGGCACTTCCATGGTTGTGGCCGCCCTGTTGAGCATCCTGAAAAATAACCTGGGGCATATTTTCACCAATGATGA AGAAGTCATCGCGCTGGCGAATGAGGTCTTGCCGATTTACATCACCTTTCAGCTATTTGAGGCTCTCAGT tGTGTCTACGGCGGAGTCCTAAGAGGAACCGGCAAGCAGGCTTTCGGAGCCACAGTGAACGCTGCCGTATACTACCTCATCGGCCTCCCGCTGGCTGCTGTGCTGATCTTTGTGGTCAGGATGAGAATCATGG GCCTCTGGCTGGGCATGCTGGCCTCTACCCTGCTGGTGACCCTTGCCTTTACTGCCTATACTGCCCGGATAAACTGGGAGCTGGCTGCTGAGCAG TGGCTACAGGAGGCTGCCCTGGCATCACCCTGA
- the SLC47A2 gene encoding multidrug and toxin extrusion protein 2 isoform X10, with protein sequence MDSLQDTVPPAQGGCCPPLRRLVPVGFGAEAWKLFVLSGPLFLFQVLTFMNYIVSSVFCGHLGKVELSSATLFVAFVNVCGISIGLGLSSACDTLMSQARAVLQSFGSPNKKHVGVLLQRGTLVLLLCCLPCWALFLNTEQILLLFRQDPTVARLTQEYVLIFIPALPVVFLYSLLAKYLQNQGIIWPQVLSGALGNCVNALANYILVFVLSLGIRGSAYAMAASQFMQTIVLFLYIVLKKLHLETWAGAKGHPAFRGCTGWSSQCLQDWGPFFSLAIPSMLMICIEWWAYEVGSFLIEDQKLPGGPPDLSCPAPSATPSLLSVLELSAQAIIYELATLIYMIPLGLSNGVCVRVGTALGAADTVQAKRSAISGVLCTVGTSMVVAALLSILKNNLGHIFTNDEEVIALANEVLPIYITFQLFEALSCVYGGVLRGTGKQAFGATVNAAVYYLIGLPLAAVLIFVVRMRIMGLWLGMLASTLLVTLAFTAYTARINWELAAEQISVAGSETRRDAAAERELGGYHERSRQARA encoded by the exons ATGGACAGCCTTCAGGACACAGTCCCCCCAGCCCAAGGGGGCTGCTGCCCTCCTCTCCGTAGGCTGGTCCCTGTCGGCTTTGGAGCGGAGGCATGGAAGCTTTTTGTCCTTTCGGGACCCCTG TTCCTGTTCCAGGTGCTGACCTTCATGAACTATATCGTGAGCTCTGTGTTTTGTGGGCACCTGGGCAAGGTGGAGCTGTCATCGGCAACCCTCTTTGTGGCT TTTGTCAATGTCTGTGGAATTTCCATAGGACTTGGCTTGTCCTCGGCATGTGACACCTTGATGTCTCAG GCCCGGGCTGTTTTGCAGAGCTTCGGCAGCCCCAACAAGAAGCACGTGGGGGTCCTCCTGCAGAGGGGCACGCTGGTCCTGCTTCTCTGCTGCTTGCCCTGCTGGGCACTCTTCCTCAACACTGAGCAGATCCTGCTGCTCTTCAGGCAGGACCCGACTGTGGCCAG GCTAACCCAAGAATACGTGCTGATTTTCATCCCCGCACTTCCG GTGGTTTTTCTCTACAGTCTGCtggcaaaatatttgcaaaatcag gGAATCATCTGGCCCCAAGTCCTTAGTGGTGCTTTGGGCAACTGCGTCAATGCCTTGGCCAATTACATCCTGGTCTTTGTGCTGAGCCTGGGGATCAG GGGCTCTGCCTACGCCATGGCCGCCTCCCAGTTCATGCAGACCATCGTCCTCTTTCTCTACATTGTCCTGAAGAAGCTGCACCTGGAGACGTGGGCAGGTGCAAAGGGCCACCCTGCGTTTAGGGGCTGCACAG GCTGGTCCAGTCAGTGCCTGCAGGACTGGGGCCCCTTCTTCTCTCTGGCCATCCCCAGCATGCTCATGATATGCATCGAGTGGTGGGCCTACGAAGTCGGGAGCTTCCTCATAG AGGATCAGAAGCTCCCAGGAGGTCCACCAGAcctttcatgcccagctcccagcGCCACACCCA GCCTGCTCAGTGTGCTGGAACTCTCCGCCCAGGCCATCATCTATGAGTTGGCCACCTTAATCTACATG ATACCCCTGGGGCTCAGCAATGGGGTCTGTGTCCGAGTAGGAACGGCTCTGGGGGCTGCAGATACTGTGCAAGCTAAGCGGTCGGCCATCTCCGGCGTACTCTGTACAG TTGGCACTTCCATGGTTGTGGCCGCCCTGTTGAGCATCCTGAAAAATAACCTGGGGCATATTTTCACCAATGATGA AGAAGTCATCGCGCTGGCGAATGAGGTCTTGCCGATTTACATCACCTTTCAGCTATTTGAGGCTCTCAGT tGTGTCTACGGCGGAGTCCTAAGAGGAACCGGCAAGCAGGCTTTCGGAGCCACAGTGAACGCTGCCGTATACTACCTCATCGGCCTCCCGCTGGCTGCTGTGCTGATCTTTGTGGTCAGGATGAGAATCATGG GCCTCTGGCTGGGCATGCTGGCCTCTACCCTGCTGGTGACCCTTGCCTTTACTGCCTATACTGCCCGGATAAACTGGGAGCTGGCTGCTGAGCAG ATCTCTGTTGCAGGCTCAGAAACACGCAGGGATGCAGCAGCAGAGCGAGAGCTCGGTGGGTATCATGAGCGCAGCCGCCAGGCCCGGGCCTGA